In the Granulosicoccus antarcticus IMCC3135 genome, CCGACTTTCTCCGTAAAGGGTTGATTGAAATTGGCTACACCGTGGATTGCGTGTCCGATGGTCGTGATGCATTGAGCCATTGTCTCTACAACAACTATGACTTGGTGTTGCTCGATCGCATGATGCCCGGCATGGACGGCCTGGATGTGCTCAAGGCACTAAGGGCAGCCAAGAGTCAGGTCCCTGTCATTTTTCTTACAGCTCTAGCCGATGTGGATGATCGGGTGGAAGGATTGGTTGCCGGTGGTGATGATTATCTGGTCAAGCCCTTCGCATTCTCCGAGTTGCTAGCCAGAATCACGGTCGTGTCACGACGCCCGAAAGCCACCGAAGTGACTACCAGCCTGAAGGTCCACGATCTGACACTGGATCTGCTGACCCGAACGGCAATGCGCGGAAATGTGAAGATCGAATTGCATGCGAAAGAGTTCGCGATGCTCGAAATTCTGATGCGCAATAATGGCAAGATCGTTACCAAAACCATGTTGCTCGAACAGGTGTGGGATTTTAATTTCGACCCTCGCACCACGGTGGTCGAAACTCATATCAGCCGCCTGCGCGCCA is a window encoding:
- a CDS encoding response regulator, producing the protein MKILVAEDDQRTADFLRKGLIEIGYTVDCVSDGRDALSHCLYNNYDLVLLDRMMPGMDGLDVLKALRAAKSQVPVIFLTALADVDDRVEGLVAGGDDYLVKPFAFSELLARITVVSRRPKATEVTTSLKVHDLTLDLLTRTAMRGNVKIELHAKEFAMLEILMRNNGKIVTKTMLLEQVWDFNFDPRTTVVETHISRLRAKIDKPFDIQLLHNTRNSGYSLYAPS